From the genome of Pseudomonas sihuiensis:
CCAGGAGTATCGCGACAAGCCGGCGCTGCAGGATGATCTGGCCCTGCTGCAGGAGCAGGTCAAGCTGTGCAAGTACACCCTGCAGCAACTGGTGCGCGCCGCCGAGAACGATCGGCGTCAGGCAGTGGTGGAGCAGTCCTGTGTCGAATGGCTGGAAACCACGCTGAATCGCTGGCACCTGATGCGTCCCGAGGCCAGCTACCGCTATCAATGCCTGGGCCGCGGCACGCCACCGCGCATCATGCCACCGGCCGATCTCACCCAGGCGCTGCTCAACCTGCTCAACAACGCCGCCGACGCCTGCCCGGACAAACTCGACATTCGCCTGGACTGGGACCACCAGTGGCTGCGCCTGAGCATCCGCGATCACGGCGCCGGCGTGCCGCTGGCCATCGCCGAGCAGCTTGGGCGGCCCTTCTTCACCACCAAGGGCAAGGGGTTCGGCCTGGGGCTGTTCCTCAGCCAGGCCAGCGTGACCCGTGCTGGTGGCACGGTTAAGTTGTATAACCATGAAGAAGGCGGCACCCTCACCGAATTGAAGTTGCCGCGAGCCTATGGCGTGGCCTGACAAGGAAAACCCAGCATGAGCGACGAATCCCTGTTCGAAGGTGAAGAGCAGCCCCATCTGCTGCTGGTCGATGACGACCCCACCTTTACCCGCGTGATGGCGCGTGCCATGAGCCGCCGCGGTCTGCGCGTATCCACCGCCTCCAGCGCCGAAGAAGGCCTGGCCCTGGCCAAGGACGACCTGCCGGATTACGCCGTGGTCGACCTGAAGATGGAAGGCGACTCCGGTCTGGTGCTGCTGCCCAAGCTGCTGGAGCTGGACGCCGAGATGCGTGTGGTGATCCTCACCGGCTATTCCAGCATCGCCACCGCGGTGGAGGCGATCAAGCGTGGTGCGGCCAACTACCTGTGCAAACCGGCCGATGCCGACGATGTGCTCACCGCGCTGCTTTCCGAGCATGCCGACCTCGACAGCCTGGTGCCGGAAAACCCGATGTCGGTGGACCGTCTGCAGTGGGAGCACATCCAGCGCGTGCTGGCCGAACACGAGGGCAACATCTCCGCCACCGCCCGTGCCCTGGGCATGCACCGCCGCACCCTGCAGCGCAAGTTGCAGAAGCGCCCGGTGCGGCGCTAAGCCTTGGTATGCCTGGACTCGTAGGGTGGGCCGGGCGGCGATCCGCTTCAGTATCGTAGGGTGGGCTTCAGCCCACCAGGGGGGCAGGCCGCAAGATGGGCTTGAGCTCATCAACGCGGGTTCGCGTGGGCTAAAGCGGATCGCCGCCCGGCCCATCCTACAACTGCGCGGCTTTTGCCCGTGGCAGATAAATGCTTAGCCAGCTAACATAGGTCGTCAGACAACCTGCTGGTGTCGCCATGCTCGCCGTCGCTGCACAAACCCTTGCCATCACCGCGCCCGTGTTCGCCATGCTGTTTCTCGGCGTGGCACTCAAACGCCTGCGCTGGATCGATACGCCCTTCATCGATACCGCTTCGAGCCTGGTGTTTCGCGGCACCATGCCGACCCTGCTGTTTCTCGGTGTGGTCAAGGCGGACCTGGATGCGGCCATGCAGCCGCAACTGCTGTCCTACTTCTTCCTGGCCACCGTGGCGTCGTTCTTCGTCGCCTGGGCCTGGGCGA
Proteins encoded in this window:
- a CDS encoding response regulator transcription factor; this translates as MSDESLFEGEEQPHLLLVDDDPTFTRVMARAMSRRGLRVSTASSAEEGLALAKDDLPDYAVVDLKMEGDSGLVLLPKLLELDAEMRVVILTGYSSIATAVEAIKRGAANYLCKPADADDVLTALLSEHADLDSLVPENPMSVDRLQWEHIQRVLAEHEGNISATARALGMHRRTLQRKLQKRPVRR